From one Pseudomonas sp. S35 genomic stretch:
- a CDS encoding DUF1289 domain-containing protein, giving the protein MSSTKDPCISICKFTDDICVGCGRSKREIRAWKKLDKVDKRSVLAEAELRLLALGATGRRKSK; this is encoded by the coding sequence ATGAGTTCTACCAAAGACCCTTGCATCAGCATCTGCAAGTTCACCGACGACATCTGCGTCGGTTGCGGCCGCAGCAAGCGTGAAATCCGCGCCTGGAAGAAACTCGACAAAGTCGACAAGCGCAGTGTCCTGGCCGAAGCCGAACTGCGTCTGTTGGCCCTGGGTGCCACCGGTCGGCGGAAAAGCAAATGA
- the scpB gene encoding SMC-Scp complex subunit ScpB, whose translation MNLTEPRELAPLLEAFLLASGKPQSLERLFELFEEAERPEPPVFKKALEILRKSCDGRAFELREVASGYRLQIREKFSPWVGRLWEERPQRYSRAMLETMALIAYRQPITRGEIEDVRGVAVNSHIVKTLLEREWIRIVGYRDVPGKPAMFATTKVFLDHFNLKNLDDLPPLAELREMEAEPVLDFDDAPVPASLQELADASAEPEEPKDETSFHTLLLELDDMEQGIKTDFDDLLRDGAAEPEAEAQPEPEPEPEEDILGVAEAREKLLAAVAALEQPPLSDEEDEARALAEAIEAERREFED comes from the coding sequence ATGAATCTGACTGAACCCCGCGAACTCGCTCCGTTGCTGGAGGCCTTTCTCCTGGCCTCGGGCAAGCCGCAATCCCTGGAGCGGCTGTTCGAACTCTTTGAAGAGGCCGAACGCCCGGAGCCGCCGGTGTTCAAGAAGGCGCTGGAGATCTTGCGCAAATCCTGCGACGGCCGCGCCTTTGAACTGCGCGAAGTGGCGTCGGGTTATCGCCTGCAAATCCGTGAGAAGTTTTCCCCGTGGGTCGGCCGCTTGTGGGAAGAACGCCCGCAGCGTTATTCACGGGCGATGCTCGAAACCATGGCGCTGATCGCCTATCGCCAACCAATCACCCGGGGCGAAATCGAGGATGTGCGGGGCGTGGCGGTCAACAGCCATATCGTCAAGACGCTGTTGGAGCGTGAGTGGATCCGCATCGTCGGCTACCGCGACGTGCCGGGTAAACCGGCAATGTTCGCCACCACCAAAGTGTTTCTCGACCACTTCAACCTGAAAAACCTCGACGACCTGCCGCCGCTCGCCGAATTGCGCGAGATGGAGGCCGAGCCGGTGCTGGACTTCGACGACGCCCCGGTGCCCGCCAGCCTGCAAGAACTGGCCGACGCCAGCGCCGAGCCAGAAGAGCCCAAGGACGAAACCAGTTTCCATACGTTGTTGCTGGAACTGGACGACATGGAACAGGGGATCAAGACCGACTTTGACGATTTGTTGCGTGATGGTGCGGCCGAGCCTGAGGCCGAAGCCCAGCCTGAACCAGAGCCAGAGCCAGAGGAAGACATCCTTGGGGTGGCCGAAGCCCGGGAAAAACTCCTGGCCGCCGTCGCCGCGCTCGAACAGCCGCCGTTAAGCGATGAAGAAGACGAAGCCCGCGCGTTGGCCGAAGCCATTGAGGCCGAACGTCGCGAATTCGAAGACTGA
- a CDS encoding ScpA family protein → MEVFLDAFEGPLDLLLYLIRKQNINILDIPVAEITRQYMGYVELMQSVRLELAAEYLVMAAMLAEIKSRMLLPRSETVEAEEDDPRAELIRRLQEYERFKAAAEGIDGLSRVGRDVVVPKLDAPEARARKLLPDVSLEELLMSMAEVLRRGDMFEHHQVSREALSTRERMSDVLERLKGGGFVPFVELFTKEEGRLGVVVTFMAVLELVKESLVELVQNEPFAAIHVRARAE, encoded by the coding sequence CTGGAGGTCTTCCTTGATGCCTTCGAAGGCCCGCTGGACTTGCTGCTTTACCTGATCCGCAAACAGAACATCAACATCCTCGACATCCCGGTGGCGGAAATTACCCGCCAGTACATGGGCTATGTCGAGTTGATGCAGTCGGTGCGCCTGGAACTGGCCGCCGAGTACCTGGTGATGGCCGCCATGCTCGCCGAGATCAAGTCGCGCATGCTGCTGCCGCGTTCGGAGACGGTCGAAGCCGAAGAAGACGACCCGCGTGCCGAACTGATCCGCCGCCTGCAAGAGTACGAACGTTTCAAGGCCGCCGCCGAAGGCATCGATGGTTTGAGTCGCGTGGGCCGCGACGTGGTGGTGCCCAAGCTGGATGCTCCCGAAGCCCGTGCGCGCAAATTGTTGCCGGATGTGAGCCTGGAAGAATTGCTGATGTCCATGGCCGAGGTGCTGCGCCGTGGCGATATGTTTGAACACCACCAGGTCAGCCGCGAGGCCCTGTCCACTCGCGAGCGCATGAGTGATGTGCTGGAACGCCTCAAGGGCGGCGGGTTTGTGCCCTTCGTCGAGTTGTTCACCAAAGAAGAAGGGCGCCTGGGGGTGGTGGTGACCTTTATGGCGGTCCTTGAGTTGGTCAAGGAGTCCCTGGTCGAGTTGGTCCAGAATGAGCCTTTTGCGGCTATCCACGTGCGGGCGCGAGCCGAATAA
- a CDS encoding L-threonylcarbamoyladenylate synthase — MSQFFQIHPENPQARLIKQAVEIIRAGGVVIYPTDSSYAIGCQIGDKGAVERVRRLRQLDDKHNFALICSDLSQLGLFAKVDTGTFRLLKAHTPGPYTFILNATREVPRLLLHPKKRTIGLRVPEHPIALALLAELGEPLMSVSLIMPGDTEPLEDPYEMRQLLEKQVDLIIDGGFGGGKASTVINLADGEPEVIRVGCGDPAPFMVEA; from the coding sequence GTGAGTCAATTCTTCCAGATTCATCCGGAAAACCCCCAGGCGCGCCTGATTAAACAGGCCGTAGAGATCATTCGCGCCGGCGGCGTAGTGATCTACCCAACGGACTCGTCCTACGCCATCGGTTGCCAGATCGGCGACAAGGGCGCGGTCGAACGTGTGCGGCGCCTGCGTCAACTGGACGACAAGCACAACTTTGCGTTGATCTGCAGCGATCTGTCCCAACTGGGGCTGTTCGCCAAGGTCGACACTGGCACATTCCGCTTGCTCAAGGCCCACACGCCTGGGCCCTACACCTTTATTCTCAACGCCACCCGCGAAGTCCCGCGCCTGCTGCTGCACCCTAAGAAGCGCACCATCGGCCTGCGTGTGCCGGAGCACCCGATTGCCCTGGCGTTGCTGGCTGAGTTGGGTGAGCCGTTGATGAGCGTGTCGTTGATCATGCCCGGCGACACCGAACCCCTGGAAGACCCATACGAAATGCGCCAACTGCTTGAGAAGCAGGTGGACCTGATCATCGACGGCGGCTTCGGCGGCGGCAAAGCCTCCACCGTGATCAACCTGGCCGACGGCGAACCCGAAGTCATCCGTGTCGGTTGCGGCGATCCAGCGCCGTTTATGGTCGAGGCCTGA
- a CDS encoding PHP domain-containing protein translates to MNVDLHCHSTASDGALAPAVLVARAFEKGVQVLALTDHDTLEGLDEARTAAHALGMQLVNGVELSCTWGGATIHVLGYGFDQNAPPLVQAIAALHDGRWLRSEEISRKLALKGMPNALDGARAIQQELGDSGNAPARPHFADWMVREGFVKDRAEAFRKWLGAGKLGDVKQHWPTLEDTVQTLRAAGAWVSLAHPWHYDFTRSKRRKLISDYIGAGGHAIEVVNGHQPAEQVGSLAILAREFGLLVSAGSDFHGPGGWSEIGEYRAIPEDLPLLWGRFKHDPIIATV, encoded by the coding sequence GTGAATGTTGATTTGCACTGCCACAGCACGGCCTCCGATGGCGCCCTGGCGCCTGCGGTACTGGTTGCGCGTGCGTTTGAAAAGGGCGTGCAAGTCCTGGCGTTGACCGATCACGACACCCTCGAAGGTCTCGATGAGGCGCGTACGGCGGCCCACGCCCTGGGCATGCAGCTGGTCAACGGTGTGGAATTGTCCTGCACCTGGGGCGGCGCCACCATTCATGTACTCGGCTACGGTTTCGACCAAAATGCCCCGCCGCTGGTGCAGGCCATCGCCGCTTTGCACGACGGTCGCTGGCTGCGGTCCGAAGAAATCAGCCGCAAGCTGGCCCTCAAAGGCATGCCCAATGCCCTTGACGGCGCCCGCGCGATCCAGCAAGAGCTGGGTGACAGCGGCAATGCACCGGCCCGTCCGCACTTTGCCGACTGGATGGTGCGTGAAGGGTTTGTCAAAGACCGCGCCGAGGCGTTTCGCAAATGGCTGGGTGCCGGCAAGCTGGGCGATGTGAAGCAACACTGGCCGACCCTGGAAGACACCGTCCAGACCCTGCGGGCCGCCGGGGCGTGGGTCAGCCTGGCGCATCCCTGGCATTACGATTTCACCCGCAGCAAGCGCCGCAAGCTGATCAGCGACTATATTGGAGCGGGTGGCCACGCGATTGAAGTGGTCAACGGGCATCAACCCGCCGAACAGGTCGGCAGCCTGGCGATTCTTGCCCGCGAATTTGGTCTGCTGGTCAGTGCCGGCAGTGACTTTCATGGCCCAGGCGGCTGGTCCGAGATCGGCGAGTACCGCGCGATCCCGGAAGATTTGCCGCTTTTGTGGGGGCGATTCAAGCATGACCCCATTATTGCCACCGTCTGA
- a CDS encoding septation protein A, translated as MKQFIDFIPLLLFFIVYKLDPRVIDLAGHELTVGGIYSATAVLIISSLVVYGALFISQRKLEKSQWLTLVACLVFGSLTLAFHSETFLKWKAPVVNWLFALAFIGSHFIGDRLLIKRIMGHALTLPEPVWTRLNVAWIVFFIFCGAANLFVAFTFQEYWVDFKVFGSLGMTVLFLVGQGIYLSRHLHDAEPTTPKTED; from the coding sequence GTGAAACAATTCATCGACTTCATCCCGCTGTTGCTGTTTTTCATCGTTTACAAACTGGACCCTCGGGTCATCGATCTGGCCGGCCATGAACTGACAGTCGGGGGCATCTACAGCGCCACCGCCGTGCTGATCATCAGTTCCCTGGTCGTCTACGGCGCCCTCTTCATCTCGCAGCGCAAACTGGAAAAAAGCCAATGGCTGACGCTGGTCGCGTGCCTGGTCTTCGGCAGCCTGACCCTGGCCTTCCACAGCGAAACCTTCCTTAAATGGAAAGCTCCGGTGGTGAACTGGCTGTTCGCCCTGGCGTTCATCGGCAGCCACTTCATCGGTGACCGCCTGCTGATCAAGCGGATCATGGGCCACGCGCTGACTCTGCCGGAGCCAGTGTGGACGCGGCTGAACGTGGCCTGGATCGTGTTTTTCATCTTCTGTGGCGCCGCCAACCTGTTCGTCGCATTCACCTTCCAGGAATACTGGGTCGATTTCAAAGTGTTCGGCAGCCTGGGCATGACCGTGTTGTTCCTGGTCGGCCAGGGCATTTACTTGTCGCGCCACTTGCATGATGCCGAGCCCACCACGCCGAAAACCGAGGACTGA
- a CDS encoding YciI family protein has protein sequence MLYAIIATDVANSLEKRLCVRPAHVERLKVLQAEGRMILAGPHPAVDSNDPGDAGFTGSLIVAEFASLADAQAWAKADPYVAAGVYADVVIKPFKQVLP, from the coding sequence ATGCTCTACGCAATCATTGCCACCGACGTTGCCAATTCGCTGGAAAAACGCCTTTGCGTACGCCCGGCCCATGTGGAGCGCCTGAAAGTGCTGCAAGCCGAAGGGCGCATGATCCTGGCCGGCCCGCACCCGGCCGTGGACAGCAACGACCCGGGCGATGCCGGTTTCACCGGTAGCCTGATCGTCGCCGAGTTTGCCTCCTTGGCTGATGCCCAGGCCTGGGCCAAGGCCGATCCTTATGTCGCAGCCGGCGTTTACGCCGATGTCGTGATCAAGCCGTTCAAGCAAGTCCTGCCTTGA
- a CDS encoding translation initiation factor 2, which yields MRLRQLCLLAVLTIGATAHAEETSNTGSSTPLSLSAGSQITELQQRLKESERQREELSKQLQSADATRESAQLSRLRQENQRLAQQLKDSQGGALTRWLTEQQQWFVTGGAVALIALLCGIFASGGHRRRRQWLN from the coding sequence ATGCGCTTACGTCAGTTGTGTCTGTTGGCAGTGTTAACGATCGGGGCTACGGCCCACGCTGAAGAAACCTCAAACACCGGCAGCTCCACGCCGCTGTCCTTGAGTGCTGGCAGCCAGATCACCGAGCTGCAGCAACGTTTGAAAGAAAGCGAACGCCAGCGTGAAGAACTGAGCAAGCAACTGCAAAGCGCGGATGCGACCCGCGAAAGCGCTCAACTGAGCCGCCTTCGCCAAGAGAACCAACGGCTGGCCCAGCAACTCAAAGATTCACAGGGCGGCGCCTTGACCCGTTGGCTGACCGAACAACAGCAGTGGTTTGTCACGGGCGGGGCCGTCGCGCTGATCGCCTTGCTGTGCGGGATCTTCGCCAGCGGTGGGCACCGTCGCCGTCGACAATGGCTAAATTGA
- a CDS encoding response regulator transcription factor, which yields MSELLLIDDDQELCELLTSWLSQEGFQVRACHDGLSARKALADSAPAAVVLDVMLPDGSGLELLKQLRNDHPELPVLMLSARGEPLDRILGLELGADDYLAKPCDPRELTARLRAVLRRSHPAAVSSQLELGDLCFSPVRGVVSIDEQEFTLTVSESRLLEALLRQPGEPLDKQELAQIALGRKLTLYDRSLDMHVSNLRKKIGPHPDGRPRIVALRSRGYYYSL from the coding sequence ATGAGCGAGCTGTTACTGATAGATGATGACCAGGAGCTCTGCGAGCTGCTGACCAGTTGGTTGAGCCAGGAAGGCTTCCAGGTGCGTGCCTGCCACGATGGCTTGAGCGCGCGCAAGGCCTTGGCTGACAGTGCGCCGGCTGCGGTGGTGCTCGATGTGATGCTGCCCGACGGCAGCGGCCTGGAGCTGCTCAAGCAATTGCGCAACGACCACCCCGAATTGCCGGTGCTGATGCTCTCGGCCCGGGGCGAACCGCTGGACCGTATCCTCGGCCTGGAACTGGGCGCCGACGATTACCTGGCCAAGCCCTGCGACCCGCGCGAACTCACCGCCCGCCTGCGCGCCGTATTACGCCGCAGCCACCCGGCGGCCGTGTCCAGCCAGCTTGAGCTGGGCGACCTGTGCTTCAGCCCGGTGCGTGGCGTGGTCAGCATCGACGAACAGGAATTTACCCTCACCGTCTCCGAAAGCCGCCTGCTGGAAGCCTTGCTGCGCCAGCCCGGCGAGCCGCTGGACAAGCAGGAGCTGGCGCAGATCGCCCTGGGCCGCAAGCTGACCCTGTACGACCGCAGCCTGGACATGCACGTGAGCAACCTGCGCAAAAAGATCGGCCCGCACCCGGATGGCCGGCCACGGATCGTGGCATTGCGCAGCCGCGGCTACTATTACAGCCTTTGA
- a CDS encoding LTXXQ domain protein, with translation MRKTLIALMFAAALPTVAMAAMPEGPGPMGGPEGHMMGGPGHGGEHGPRGKGGPFSQLDLSKEQRQQIGKLMGDQWHARKDLTKKYLDKLPAADQKAMQDEIAAGKQKTQADIRAVLKPDQQKQFDEIVKKQEQRRAEWKEFQAWKAQQPQKAQ, from the coding sequence ATGCGCAAGACCCTTATCGCTTTGATGTTCGCCGCCGCCCTGCCGACCGTTGCCATGGCTGCCATGCCCGAAGGCCCAGGCCCGATGGGCGGCCCAGAAGGCCACATGATGGGTGGCCCGGGCCACGGCGGTGAACACGGTCCGCGTGGCAAAGGCGGCCCCTTCAGCCAACTGGACCTGAGCAAGGAGCAGCGCCAGCAGATCGGCAAGCTGATGGGCGACCAATGGCACGCTCGCAAAGACCTGACCAAAAAGTACCTGGACAAACTGCCGGCCGCTGACCAGAAGGCCATGCAGGATGAAATCGCCGCCGGCAAGCAGAAAACCCAGGCCGATATCCGTGCCGTGCTCAAGCCGGACCAGCAGAAGCAGTTCGACGAGATCGTCAAGAAGCAGGAACAGCGCCGTGCCGAGTGGAAGGAATTCCAGGCCTGGAAAGCGCAACAGCCGCAAAAAGCGCAATAA
- a CDS encoding HAMP domain-containing sensor histidine kinase, with amino-acid sequence MRSLFWRILASFWLAIALVAGLSILLGHMLNQDAWILSRHPGLNNLAQEWTQLYEAQGEDAAQDLLQQRKRQYHIDVQVLNESGEPVVRGTFPRRAAAFEARQNDSKEGHLPWRRLTAEYTSEKTGDTYLLIYRIPHPELDQWHRSSLTWPLSALAIALVVLTLFSLFVTLSITRPLSRLRGAVHDLGQATYQQNSLARLANRRDEFGVLATDFNRMGARLQSLISSQRQLLRDVSHELRSPLARLRIALALAERASPEEREKLWPRLTRECDRLEALISEILVLARVDADNASAENVELTPLLKTLQKDAQLSAPEQVVQLSADNDLHLKGWPTMIERAVDNLLRNAQRFNPKGQPIELHARRQGEHIVISVRDHGPGVEADHLSQLGEPFYRAPGQTAQGHGLGLAIARRAAERHGGSLRLANHPDGGFIASIDLPLEPGVVTPA; translated from the coding sequence GTGCGTTCATTGTTCTGGCGCATCCTGGCCAGCTTCTGGCTGGCCATCGCCTTGGTTGCCGGGCTGTCGATCCTGCTTGGGCACATGCTCAACCAAGATGCCTGGATTCTCAGCCGTCACCCTGGCCTCAACAACCTGGCGCAAGAGTGGACCCAACTCTACGAAGCCCAGGGCGAGGACGCCGCCCAGGACTTGCTGCAACAGCGCAAGCGCCAGTACCACATTGATGTGCAAGTGCTGAACGAAAGCGGCGAGCCGGTGGTACGCGGCACCTTCCCGCGCCGTGCTGCTGCCTTTGAAGCCCGCCAGAACGACAGCAAGGAAGGCCACCTGCCCTGGCGCCGCCTGACCGCCGAATACACCAGCGAGAAGACCGGCGACACGTACCTGCTGATCTACCGTATCCCGCACCCGGAACTCGACCAATGGCACCGCAGCAGCCTGACGTGGCCATTGAGCGCATTGGCCATTGCCCTGGTGGTGTTGACCCTGTTCAGCCTGTTCGTCACCTTGTCCATCACGCGCCCGTTGAGCCGCCTGCGCGGTGCCGTGCATGACCTCGGCCAGGCCACCTACCAGCAGAACAGCCTGGCGCGTCTGGCCAATCGCCGCGATGAGTTCGGCGTGCTCGCCACCGACTTCAACCGCATGGGCGCGCGCCTGCAAAGCCTGATCAGCAGCCAGCGCCAGTTGCTGCGCGACGTGTCCCACGAGCTGCGCTCGCCCCTGGCCCGCCTGCGCATTGCGCTGGCCCTGGCCGAACGCGCCAGCCCCGAAGAGCGGGAAAAACTCTGGCCACGCCTGACCCGCGAGTGCGATCGCCTGGAAGCCCTGATCAGCGAAATCCTGGTGCTGGCCCGTGTCGATGCCGACAACGCCAGCGCCGAAAACGTCGAACTCACGCCCCTGCTCAAGACGCTGCAAAAGGACGCCCAGCTCAGCGCGCCAGAACAAGTGGTGCAACTGAGCGCCGACAACGACCTGCACCTCAAAGGCTGGCCGACCATGATCGAACGGGCGGTAGATAACCTGCTGCGCAATGCCCAGCGCTTTAACCCGAAGGGGCAGCCGATCGAGCTGCACGCCCGACGCCAGGGCGAGCATATTGTGATCAGCGTGCGCGACCACGGCCCCGGCGTTGAAGCCGATCACCTCAGCCAATTGGGCGAGCCGTTCTACCGCGCCCCCGGCCAGACCGCCCAGGGCCACGGCCTGGGCCTGGCGATTGCACGGCGTGCAGCCGAGCGCCACGGCGGCAGCCTGCGCCTGGCCAATCACCCCGATGGCGGTTTTATCGCCAGCATCGACCTGCCGCTGGAACCTGGAGTTGTCACACCCGCGTGA
- a CDS encoding CoA transferase: MTDLLTPIQAALDLPHTPLTLTEAGALPSTFAVTELASASIGAAGQALAQLIQQQTGRLPSVSVDRRLASFWFSSSIRPVGWQVPPLWDPVAGDYASADGWIRLHTNAPHHRAAAEQVLGSVVDRAEMAANVATWNGAELEQAIVDAGGCAAQMRTWQAWQTHPQGLAVNAQALIQRQTFETTRDTPWLGSVARPLAGIKVLDLTRVLAGPVASRFLAGLGANVLRIDSPTWSEPGVVPEMTLGKRCARLDVKHPADRQVFESLLKDADILFHGYRADALEHLGYTPSALQSLAPGLIDVSLNAYGWSGPWRNRRGFDSLVQMSSGIADAGMAWKQSDKPVPLPLQALDHATGYLMAASAIRALSERLESGRGGSARLSLARTAKLLVEAGHVPEQPALRAEEPSDQGLVVEQTAWGQAHRLLPPLTISGTPLQWDLPAGELGSHRAQW; the protein is encoded by the coding sequence ATGACTGACCTGCTGACTCCCATCCAAGCAGCACTCGACCTACCCCACACCCCGCTGACCCTGACCGAGGCCGGCGCCCTGCCCTCGACCTTCGCCGTCACCGAACTGGCCAGCGCCAGCATCGGCGCCGCCGGCCAAGCGCTCGCTCAGTTGATCCAGCAACAGACCGGGCGCTTGCCCAGCGTGAGTGTGGACCGACGCCTCGCCTCGTTTTGGTTCTCGTCCTCGATTCGCCCGGTGGGTTGGCAAGTGCCACCACTGTGGGACCCGGTGGCCGGCGACTACGCCAGTGCCGACGGCTGGATCCGCCTGCACACCAATGCGCCCCATCACCGTGCCGCTGCCGAACAGGTATTGGGCAGTGTCGTAGATCGCGCCGAGATGGCAGCCAATGTCGCAACGTGGAATGGCGCAGAGCTGGAACAAGCGATTGTCGACGCTGGCGGTTGCGCGGCGCAGATGCGCACATGGCAAGCCTGGCAAACCCATCCGCAAGGGCTGGCGGTGAATGCACAAGCGCTGATACAGCGCCAGACCTTCGAAACCACCCGTGATACGCCGTGGCTCGGCTCGGTCGCCCGCCCGTTGGCCGGCATCAAGGTGCTCGACCTGACCCGCGTACTGGCCGGCCCCGTAGCCAGCCGCTTTCTGGCGGGCTTGGGCGCGAACGTGCTGCGCATCGATTCGCCCACCTGGAGCGAGCCCGGCGTGGTGCCAGAAATGACCCTGGGCAAACGTTGCGCCCGACTGGACGTCAAACACCCCGCAGACCGCCAGGTGTTCGAAAGCCTGCTCAAGGACGCCGACATCCTGTTCCACGGGTACCGCGCCGATGCCCTTGAACACCTGGGCTACACCCCAAGCGCACTGCAGAGCCTCGCCCCCGGCCTGATCGACGTCAGCCTCAACGCCTACGGCTGGAGCGGCCCGTGGCGCAACCGCCGGGGTTTCGACAGCTTGGTGCAGATGAGCAGCGGCATTGCCGACGCGGGTATGGCCTGGAAACAATCGGATAAACCAGTGCCGCTGCCGTTGCAGGCCCTGGACCACGCCACCGGGTATTTGATGGCGGCCAGCGCGATCCGGGCATTAAGCGAGCGCTTGGAATCCGGGCGTGGTGGGTCGGCGCGGTTGTCATTGGCGCGTACGGCGAAGTTGTTGGTGGAGGCGGGGCACGTGCCGGAGCAGCCGGCGTTGCGGGCTGAAGAACCGAGTGATCAAGGCTTGGTAGTGGAACAGACCGCCTGGGGCCAGGCCCATCGGTTGCTGCCCCCGCTGACCATCAGTGGTACGCCATTGCAATGGGATTTGCCGGCAGGGGAATTAGGCTCGCACCGAGCACAGTGGTGA